From Chryseobacterium gallinarum, one genomic window encodes:
- a CDS encoding amidohydrolase family protein: MKKFLFITVFVLCITGIQAQMYIENVTVADVIHKKLIPAQTVVITNGIITAVKSGKQVKVPRNSTIINGEGKYLIPGMTDSHIHFFQSGGIYTRPDALDLRKHVPYEEEIKWGHQNMENFLQHYLRAGITSVIDPGATYNFLLLRDALKKKQNLPSVYMAGPLITTYEPEVFKNLGKDEPFKLSLTVEEARKYVQEQLPYHPDFIKIWYIVSGANPQEKKEKAKKLEPVIKAAIEEAHKNNLKVAVHATERFTAETAVLNGADYLVHDIEDEVVSDDFVKLLQSKKIILCPTLTVSENYYDTYGQKKHYNTYELETANSKSIGSIYDLKHLEATSDSTWIKKYKTRFNSPQISSYVSKVDSIRKVNLKKLSDGGVTIAAGTDAGNIGTQHASSFLEELKAMKESGMNNWQILQSATINPTKILNKDSQYGSIEKGKIADLVLLKANPIEDLDHLTQVDMVFKNGQPQDPSSILKMTPESLVQQQVNAYNARNIDAFLEPYAEDVEIYSFPSTLLSKGKEQMRKTYTNLFNKAPDLHCEIKQRIVNLNTVIDKESVSGMRPGQKVEATAIYEFKNNKISKVYFLY, from the coding sequence ATGAAAAAATTTCTTTTTATTACTGTTTTTGTTTTATGCATCACCGGTATCCAGGCTCAGATGTATATCGAAAATGTAACGGTTGCAGATGTAATCCATAAAAAATTGATCCCTGCACAAACCGTTGTCATCACCAATGGTATTATTACAGCTGTAAAATCCGGAAAACAGGTGAAAGTTCCCCGGAACTCTACGATTATCAACGGGGAAGGAAAGTATCTGATCCCGGGAATGACAGACTCCCATATTCATTTTTTCCAGAGTGGCGGAATCTATACCAGACCGGATGCTCTTGATCTCAGGAAGCATGTGCCCTATGAAGAGGAGATTAAATGGGGGCATCAAAATATGGAAAATTTTCTTCAACATTATTTAAGGGCGGGAATAACTTCTGTTATTGATCCCGGTGCTACCTATAATTTTCTTTTACTTCGTGATGCTTTGAAAAAGAAACAAAACCTACCCTCCGTTTATATGGCAGGTCCCCTTATTACAACCTATGAGCCGGAAGTATTTAAAAATCTTGGTAAAGATGAACCATTTAAACTTTCTCTAACTGTTGAAGAAGCCAGGAAATATGTGCAGGAACAACTTCCCTACCATCCTGATTTTATCAAGATATGGTATATCGTATCAGGGGCAAATCCTCAGGAAAAGAAAGAGAAAGCAAAAAAGCTTGAGCCAGTCATCAAAGCAGCTATTGAAGAAGCCCATAAAAATAATCTGAAAGTGGCGGTACATGCTACCGAACGCTTTACTGCTGAAACAGCTGTATTAAACGGGGCCGATTATTTGGTTCATGATATAGAGGATGAAGTGGTTTCCGATGATTTTGTAAAGCTATTACAATCTAAAAAAATAATATTATGCCCTACTTTGACTGTATCGGAAAACTATTATGATACCTACGGGCAAAAAAAACATTATAATACCTACGAACTGGAAACCGCCAATTCTAAAAGTATTGGTTCGATATATGATCTGAAACACCTGGAAGCCACATCTGATTCTACCTGGATCAAAAAATACAAAACAAGGTTCAATTCTCCTCAGATAAGCTCTTACGTTTCTAAGGTTGATTCTATCAGAAAAGTGAATCTTAAAAAGCTGTCAGACGGTGGAGTGACTATTGCTGCCGGAACAGATGCGGGCAATATCGGAACACAGCATGCTTCTTCTTTCCTGGAAGAGCTTAAAGCCATGAAGGAAAGCGGAATGAACAATTGGCAAATCCTACAGTCAGCAACAATTAATCCTACAAAAATTCTTAATAAAGATTCTCAATATGGAAGTATTGAAAAAGGGAAAATTGCAGATCTTGTCCTGTTAAAAGCCAATCCTATTGAAGACCTGGATCATCTTACACAGGTTGATATGGTATTCAAAAACGGACAGCCCCAGGATCCTTCCAGTATTCTGAAAATGACTCCCGAAAGCCTTGTACAGCAACAGGTTAATGCTTACAATGCAAGAAATATTGATGCTTTTCTGGAGCCTTACGCCGAAGATGTTGAGATCTATTCGTTTCCCAGCACATTGCTAAGCAAAGGAAAAGAGCAAATGAGAAAAACGTATACAAACCTCTTCAACAAGGCTCCTGACCTGCATTGTGAAATTAAACAGAGAATTGTAAACCTTAACACTGTGATTGATAAAGAAAGTGTTTCCGGAATGCGGCCTGGTCAGAAAGTTGAAGCCACTGCCATTTATGAATTTAAAAATAATAAAATTTCAAAGGTTTATTTCCTGTATTAA
- a CDS encoding CinA family nicotinamide mononucleotide deamidase-related protein: MEKAVLITIGDEILSGNTIDTNSNFIAAELKNIGIKVIQIFTISDEIETIKNTLKIAFETGDLVITTGGLGPTRDDKTKKALAEFFDDEIALDEVTFNHLKGYMERRGRADILERNREQAFVPAKSVVFQNHYGTAPCMMMEQNGKLSFSLPGVPYEVKPLIKDQIIPYLQGRFSLHYIHTRIVSVVGIPESILADIIEDWELALPGNLALSYLPVGTRVKLRLTASGDNETILKQQTEDEIQKLLPLVKGHVIATSEDKIEQILAEMLTEKQMTIATAESCTGGELAKMITSVPGSSKHFLGGVVAYATEKKVKILNVSQETVDQFTVVSEQVAQEMAKGCQELFDSHISLSTTGVAGPGKGEDGKEVGTVFYTIRVNEKEVTSKLYLPHLERVDFMDFVSQKVIQDLVGLLISG, translated from the coding sequence ATGGAAAAAGCTGTTCTGATCACCATCGGTGATGAAATCCTTTCCGGAAATACGATAGATACCAACTCTAATTTTATTGCTGCCGAGCTCAAAAATATAGGAATAAAAGTTATTCAGATTTTCACAATTTCAGATGAAATCGAAACCATTAAAAATACGTTAAAGATTGCTTTTGAAACAGGAGACCTGGTCATTACAACCGGAGGACTGGGGCCTACAAGAGATGACAAAACGAAAAAAGCGCTGGCAGAGTTTTTCGATGACGAAATTGCTTTGGATGAGGTCACTTTTAATCATTTGAAAGGTTATATGGAAAGAAGGGGACGCGCTGATATTCTGGAGAGAAACAGGGAACAGGCATTTGTTCCAGCAAAGTCCGTGGTCTTTCAAAACCATTACGGGACAGCACCCTGCATGATGATGGAGCAGAACGGAAAGCTGTCTTTTAGCCTTCCGGGAGTTCCCTATGAAGTAAAACCTTTAATCAAAGATCAGATTATTCCTTATTTGCAAGGGAGGTTCAGCCTTCATTATATTCATACACGGATTGTTTCTGTTGTAGGAATTCCTGAAAGTATTCTCGCAGATATCATTGAAGACTGGGAACTTGCTCTTCCCGGGAACCTGGCATTATCCTATCTTCCGGTCGGAACCCGTGTGAAGCTGAGACTTACAGCTTCCGGAGATAATGAAACAATTTTGAAACAGCAGACAGAAGACGAAATCCAGAAGCTATTGCCTTTGGTAAAAGGCCATGTTATTGCAACTTCAGAAGATAAGATAGAACAGATTCTGGCTGAAATGCTTACCGAAAAACAAATGACAATTGCTACGGCAGAAAGCTGTACCGGTGGTGAACTGGCCAAAATGATAACTTCGGTCCCGGGAAGTTCAAAACATTTTCTGGGAGGGGTAGTAGCTTATGCTACAGAGAAAAAGGTGAAAATTTTAAATGTTTCCCAGGAAACGGTAGATCAGTTTACTGTCGTGAGCGAACAGGTAGCACAGGAAATGGCGAAAGGCTGTCAGGAACTATTTGATTCCCACATTTCTTTATCCACTACGGGAGTGGCAGGCCCCGGAAAAGGTGAGGACGGTAAAGAAGTAGGAACGGTTTTCTATACGATAAGGGTCAATGAAAAAGAAGTAACTTCCAAATTGTATCTTCCCCACCTGGAGAGAGTTGATTTTATGGATTTTGTTTCCCAGAAAGTGATTCAGGATCTCGTAGGGCTTTTGATCAGCGGGTAA
- a CDS encoding SIMPL domain-containing protein: MKLKHFLLIGVLTLGSFINAQEVKKNAIEVTGVAEMEVEPDEITFSIGIKADNKNDLADNEKKLFETLKNAGVKNEDIKFKSMYQNLYSKTVKFTKNFQFKANAKSNISKIFEDLNQKWVSSLNISEVNNTKIADFRKTVKINALKAAKEKADYLLESMGKKTGSVIEIVEIEDYTSDMVMPVAYKGRMSNVQMEMADTPVDYSFDNIENIKLKYSIKTRYEIL; encoded by the coding sequence ATGAAATTGAAACATTTTTTATTGATCGGAGTTTTAACCCTGGGAAGTTTTATCAACGCACAGGAAGTAAAGAAAAACGCAATTGAAGTAACCGGTGTCGCCGAAATGGAAGTAGAACCGGATGAAATTACCTTCAGCATCGGAATAAAAGCAGATAACAAAAATGATCTGGCAGACAACGAAAAGAAATTATTTGAGACTTTGAAAAATGCAGGTGTAAAAAATGAAGACATCAAATTTAAATCAATGTACCAGAATCTTTACTCTAAAACAGTAAAGTTTACCAAAAACTTTCAGTTTAAAGCCAATGCAAAATCCAACATCAGCAAAATTTTTGAGGATTTGAACCAAAAATGGGTAAGCAGCCTGAACATTTCCGAAGTGAATAATACTAAAATAGCAGATTTCAGAAAAACAGTTAAAATCAATGCTCTGAAAGCCGCAAAGGAAAAAGCTGATTATCTATTGGAAAGTATGGGCAAGAAAACAGGGAGTGTCATTGAAATTGTAGAAATAGAAGATTATACCAGTGATATGGTAATGCCCGTTGCTTACAAAGGAAGAATGAGCAATGTACAAATGGAAATGGCGGACACACCGGTAGATTATTCTTTTGACAATATTGAAAATATCAAACTGAAATACAGTATCAAAACGAGATACGAAATCCTTTAA
- a CDS encoding histidine kinase, with protein MKLVFKIFIISILAAGNFLPAQDSTRVSKVLKSASKLKKAVDKNDNKGVADAYVSMANDYYRQGNYAKSEEFLIKAKVIYQNLNDKKNLESVTRRLAQAQEKQNKITPAISNYSMAAEMGYSAKSKAVNSNDVARLSSPTSEQRAEAIQNNINLSKKENEPAVLADSYSQLAEVNIQQKDVSKAEENLNNAYKISKKEAPQQALEINQKLANLYIENKNFDKAIEAKKKVLKEDFVKENSQEKVNQIQELADIYIKKNDPEEALGLLKNAYGIALEKGHTLEAQKSVKKLDSLYAISGNTDASVQLYRDFLGKLPDLVSKDRSLVDNKILEDTEQRIAQLEKEKQLKDELIRKKNVFNYGLIGALILLTGLMVIIFRTLKKVRVKNKKIALQSLRREMNPHFIFNSLNSVNHFIATNNELEANQYLTKFSKLMRGVMENSTEDFIPFQQELDLLQNYLALEKTRFADKFDYEIKVDESLNMQNLQVPGMLVQPFLENAIWHGLRYRKEKGLLKLNFEKSGQNLKVIIEDNGIGIEESKKQKTRHQKTREGRGMKNTLERIQLLNDLYKKEISCSVKDKEMGNGVLVTITMNL; from the coding sequence GTGAAATTAGTTTTTAAAATATTCATCATATCAATACTGGCAGCAGGAAATTTCCTTCCTGCCCAGGATAGCACAAGGGTTTCCAAGGTATTAAAATCCGCTTCAAAGCTGAAAAAAGCAGTTGATAAAAATGATAATAAAGGAGTTGCCGATGCCTATGTAAGTATGGCCAATGATTACTATAGACAGGGAAATTATGCTAAAAGTGAAGAATTTCTGATCAAAGCCAAGGTGATTTATCAAAACCTCAACGATAAGAAGAATCTGGAATCTGTTACCCGAAGACTGGCTCAGGCTCAGGAAAAACAAAATAAAATAACTCCTGCCATCAGCAATTACAGTATGGCGGCGGAGATGGGATATAGCGCCAAAAGTAAAGCCGTTAATTCCAACGATGTGGCAAGGCTCTCTTCTCCCACATCGGAACAAAGGGCGGAAGCTATTCAGAATAATATTAATCTGAGTAAAAAAGAAAATGAACCGGCCGTTCTGGCGGACAGTTACAGCCAGCTTGCTGAGGTGAATATTCAGCAAAAAGATGTTTCCAAAGCTGAAGAAAACCTGAATAATGCCTATAAAATTTCTAAAAAAGAAGCCCCTCAGCAGGCATTGGAAATTAATCAGAAACTGGCTAATCTCTATATTGAAAATAAAAATTTTGATAAAGCCATTGAAGCCAAAAAAAAAGTATTGAAAGAAGACTTTGTCAAAGAAAACTCTCAGGAAAAGGTCAATCAGATTCAGGAACTGGCAGATATCTACATTAAAAAAAATGATCCTGAAGAAGCATTAGGATTATTAAAGAATGCCTACGGAATTGCTTTGGAAAAAGGCCATACCCTCGAAGCACAGAAAAGCGTGAAAAAGCTGGATAGCCTGTACGCAATCTCAGGAAATACAGATGCCTCAGTTCAGCTGTACAGGGATTTTCTGGGTAAGTTACCTGATCTCGTTTCTAAAGACAGAAGCCTTGTAGATAACAAAATTCTTGAAGATACAGAACAAAGAATCGCTCAGCTGGAAAAGGAAAAGCAATTGAAAGATGAGCTTATCCGGAAGAAAAATGTTTTTAATTACGGATTAATCGGGGCTTTAATTCTGTTAACAGGCTTGATGGTTATTATTTTCAGAACCCTGAAAAAGGTACGGGTTAAAAATAAAAAAATAGCTTTACAATCGCTACGTCGGGAGATGAACCCCCATTTTATTTTTAATAGCCTCAACAGTGTCAATCATTTTATAGCAACCAATAATGAATTGGAAGCCAATCAGTATCTGACCAAATTTTCCAAGCTGATGCGCGGTGTGATGGAAAATTCAACCGAAGACTTTATTCCTTTTCAACAGGAACTTGACCTTCTTCAGAATTATCTCGCCCTCGAAAAAACACGTTTTGCCGATAAGTTTGATTATGAAATAAAGGTGGATGAAAGCCTGAATATGCAGAATCTGCAGGTTCCGGGTATGCTTGTACAGCCGTTTTTGGAAAATGCAATCTGGCATGGGCTACGCTACAGGAAAGAAAAAGGACTTCTGAAACTAAATTTTGAAAAAAGCGGACAAAACCTAAAAGTCATCATTGAAGACAACGGAATAGGAATAGAAGAAAGCAAAAAACAGAAAACCCGGCACCAAAAGACAAGGGAAGGAAGAGGAATGAAAAATACGCTGGAAAGAATACAATTGCTGAATGATCTTTATAAAAAAGAAATTAGCTGTTCTGTAAAGGATAAAGAAATGGGCAATGGTGTTTTGGTTACCATTACAATGAACCTATAA
- a CDS encoding DUF7832 domain-containing protein — protein MSKYDDASWHYGGDFPEGLPEKNGATHTGMFLNWCIHNDLISDQLKEDSAEEIEKLKRREITGAEFVMDSCDGKFSEYDLNDLGNSFAKDYYADDTDFGNRFSSFADDYVNLFDTKAEENDYEYETFYHIEDTYENYDLMKQVIDYRFEEWKEYVGS, from the coding sequence ATGTCTAAATATGATGATGCCTCATGGCATTACGGGGGTGATTTCCCCGAAGGACTTCCTGAGAAAAACGGTGCCACCCATACAGGAATGTTCCTAAACTGGTGTATTCATAATGATCTGATTTCTGATCAGCTGAAAGAAGATAGTGCGGAGGAAATTGAAAAATTAAAACGAAGGGAAATTACCGGGGCAGAATTCGTGATGGATTCTTGTGACGGAAAGTTTTCCGAGTATGACCTGAATGATCTGGGGAACAGTTTTGCAAAAGATTATTATGCTGATGACACAGATTTTGGGAATAGATTCAGTTCATTTGCAGACGACTATGTCAATCTTTTTGATACCAAAGCGGAAGAAAATGATTATGAATATGAAACGTTTTATCATATCGAAGACACTTACGAAAATTATGATCTGATGAAGCAGGTTATTGATTATCGGTTTGAGGAGTGGAAGGAATATGTTGGAAGCTAA
- a CDS encoding lipocalin family protein, producing MKTFHKIIVPVSLGALGLVIFSSYSVGIPRGAVAVKNFDIKKYLGKWYEIARFDYRFEKNMDNVTAEYSENSNGTVQVKNKGYDYVKKVWNTSIGEAKFVKDPTEARLKVSFFKPFWAGYNVIDIDDEYQYALVVGSSLKYLWILSRTTVLPESIRQRFLEKARKIGYNTDELIWVKHNQ from the coding sequence ATGAAAACTTTTCATAAAATTATAGTTCCCGTCTCACTGGGGGCGCTGGGGCTCGTCATCTTTAGTTCATATTCTGTAGGAATTCCCAGAGGAGCGGTAGCTGTAAAGAACTTTGATATCAAAAAATACCTTGGAAAATGGTACGAAATTGCCCGCTTTGATTACCGTTTTGAGAAAAATATGGATAATGTCACAGCCGAATATTCTGAAAATTCCAATGGAACGGTCCAGGTAAAAAATAAAGGCTATGACTATGTAAAAAAAGTCTGGAATACTTCCATAGGAGAAGCAAAATTTGTAAAAGACCCTACGGAAGCCCGTTTAAAAGTTTCGTTTTTCAAACCCTTTTGGGCAGGATATAATGTGATAGATATCGATGACGAATATCAGTATGCGCTGGTAGTGGGAAGCAGTTTAAAATATCTCTGGATTCTCTCCCGTACAACAGTCCTTCCCGAAAGTATCAGACAAAGGTTTCTGGAAAAAGCAAGGAAAATAGGATATAACACGGATGAACTCATCTGGGTGAAGCATAATCAGTAA
- a CDS encoding vWA domain-containing protein, with amino-acid sequence MTTLKILTLAASTFLVSTGTSSEIRCSESITKNTTIPVQKASLFPVNTIAKDNKIQVALLLDTSNSMDGLIDQAKSRLWNIVNTLTTLKYNGQAPQVEIALYEYGNDGIRDENYIRQVTPLTQDLDLVSEKLFALRTNGGSEYCGAVIRDASANLNWDGNEKSMKLIYIAGNEPFNQGRINYKEVISKAKDKNIYTNTIFCGSREEGIQSFWQNGAVIGGGKYFNIDSDRKVMYIETPYDIRISECNAKLNDTYIYYGSHGSEYKLKQIAQDKNAAIQSASNFVERTVSKSKKNAYKNEHWDLVDKAEKDAGFIATVKESELPDELKGKSREEIKKTISLKSAERDKIQKEIEELSRKRQSYIDTEMKKRGTNDSDDLGKAIESSIMDLAKKNGYSL; translated from the coding sequence ATGACAACTTTAAAAATTTTAACTCTTGCTGCAAGTACATTTTTAGTAAGCACAGGAACTTCTTCAGAGATACGTTGCTCAGAAAGCATTACAAAAAACACTACAATTCCGGTACAAAAAGCTTCTTTGTTTCCTGTAAATACCATTGCAAAGGACAATAAAATTCAAGTGGCACTGCTGCTTGACACTTCCAACAGTATGGATGGTCTTATTGATCAGGCAAAGTCCAGGCTCTGGAATATCGTTAATACGCTGACCACTTTAAAATATAATGGCCAGGCTCCTCAGGTAGAAATTGCCCTTTATGAATATGGAAATGACGGAATCCGCGATGAAAATTATATCAGGCAGGTTACTCCTCTCACCCAGGACCTGGATCTGGTATCTGAAAAATTATTTGCTTTGAGGACCAATGGTGGCAGTGAATATTGCGGAGCTGTAATCCGGGATGCCTCTGCGAATCTCAACTGGGATGGCAATGAGAAAAGCATGAAGCTTATTTATATTGCCGGTAACGAACCTTTTAACCAGGGAAGGATAAATTATAAGGAGGTAATTTCAAAGGCAAAAGATAAAAACATTTATACCAACACTATTTTCTGCGGAAGCCGGGAAGAAGGAATTCAAAGTTTCTGGCAGAATGGAGCTGTAATAGGGGGTGGAAAATATTTCAATATCGACAGTGACAGAAAAGTAATGTATATTGAAACGCCTTATGATATCAGGATTTCAGAATGCAATGCAAAATTGAACGACACCTATATTTATTATGGAAGTCATGGTTCTGAATATAAACTTAAACAGATTGCCCAGGACAAAAATGCAGCTATACAATCTGCCTCGAATTTTGTAGAAAGAACGGTTTCCAAATCTAAAAAGAATGCCTATAAGAACGAACACTGGGATCTGGTGGACAAAGCCGAAAAAGATGCCGGCTTTATAGCCACCGTAAAGGAAAGTGAGCTTCCTGATGAGCTGAAGGGCAAAAGCAGGGAAGAAATTAAAAAAACAATTTCCTTAAAATCTGCAGAACGTGATAAAATTCAGAAAGAAATTGAAGAATTGTCCAGGAAACGTCAGTCCTATATTGATACCGAAATGAAAAAAAGAGGAACAAATGATTCTGACGATCTGGGGAAAGCGATTGAAAGTTCTATTATGGATTTGGCTAAGAAAAACGGATATAGCCTGTAA
- a CDS encoding LytR/AlgR family response regulator transcription factor, whose translation MKIKAVIVDDEVIAREVLRSYLTKYCPQVEILGEAENIKEAVPLIAEQQPQLVFLDVEMPFGNAFDVLEATRDFSYETIFITAFSQYSLQALNKSASYYILKPIDIQELILAVNKVMESLEKKEELNRNKILLENLKLKPEKQQLILPTLQGFDVVKTEDIVRLQADGNFTQVYLTDGSKKMVCRFLKHFDDLLENPFVRVHRSHIINTTFVKSYHKSGTVMLSDDTEIEVSGSFKDNFLKVFS comes from the coding sequence ATGAAAATAAAAGCTGTAATTGTAGACGATGAAGTCATCGCCAGGGAAGTCTTAAGAAGCTACCTTACAAAGTATTGTCCACAGGTGGAGATCCTGGGAGAAGCAGAAAATATCAAAGAAGCTGTACCCCTGATTGCGGAACAACAGCCACAATTGGTTTTCCTCGATGTAGAAATGCCATTCGGGAATGCTTTTGATGTGCTGGAAGCCACCAGGGATTTCTCCTATGAAACGATATTTATTACTGCATTTTCACAATATTCACTACAGGCTTTAAATAAATCTGCCAGTTACTATATTTTGAAACCTATCGATATCCAGGAACTTATTCTGGCTGTTAATAAAGTAATGGAAAGCCTTGAGAAAAAAGAAGAACTTAACCGCAATAAAATACTGCTTGAAAACCTGAAATTAAAACCTGAAAAGCAACAGCTTATCCTGCCTACTTTGCAGGGATTTGATGTAGTGAAAACAGAAGATATTGTCAGGCTTCAGGCAGATGGAAACTTTACTCAGGTTTACCTTACCGACGGCTCAAAGAAGATGGTATGCCGCTTTTTGAAACATTTTGATGATTTACTGGAAAACCCTTTTGTGAGGGTCCATCGTTCCCATATTATCAATACAACTTTTGTGAAATCTTACCATAAAAGCGGAACTGTCATGTTGTCTGATGATACGGAGATTGAAGTTTCCGGCAGTTTTAAAGATAACTTTTTGAAAGTATTCTCTTGA